In a genomic window of Candidatus Tumulicola sp.:
- a CDS encoding carbon-nitrogen hydrolase family protein has protein sequence MSRSIRVAAVQLRAHARADFASSVDATVASASAAAEHADLAVLPEGTFPAYVLERDDVDDVAIARSLARLQDVAAKNRCAIVAGAAIRSGGKLRNAAVVIDTDGSIAGRAEKLFLWHFDRHWFEAGERIAPVRTSIGSIGAMICADGRIPWIARALVDRGADIIAMPTAWVTSGRDPALLENVQADLLARIRARENRVPFAGANKCGVELGAVAYCGKSQIVDADGNVVAIASQHDPEIVRATVTIGASPVAPRDADDIPVRTLANVAPFRVAIALDTRALDIGRLRGFLDVDCVVTADGGIAELDGAIPAVAISDERAYDPVALPAYRQAGYRAAVWIATASSEWTAAFARARALELRIYVVVFDRSADRAYAVDPDGAIVAGTFGEYRLASFTLDPRRTMETTVAPGTDIAEGLARVGTIAGRKDIEPAV, from the coding sequence ATGAGCCGCTCGATCCGCGTCGCGGCCGTACAACTTCGCGCGCACGCTCGTGCGGACTTCGCATCCTCGGTCGACGCGACCGTTGCGAGCGCGTCGGCGGCGGCCGAGCACGCCGACCTCGCCGTGCTGCCCGAGGGAACGTTTCCGGCATACGTGCTGGAGCGCGACGACGTGGACGACGTCGCGATTGCGCGTTCGCTCGCGCGCTTACAGGACGTGGCCGCGAAGAATCGCTGCGCGATCGTGGCCGGAGCGGCGATTCGTAGCGGTGGCAAGCTGCGCAACGCCGCGGTTGTCATCGACACCGACGGTTCCATCGCAGGACGAGCGGAGAAACTGTTCCTTTGGCACTTCGACCGGCATTGGTTCGAGGCCGGCGAACGCATCGCGCCGGTGCGGACGTCGATCGGCTCGATCGGCGCGATGATTTGCGCCGACGGGCGCATTCCGTGGATCGCTCGCGCGTTAGTCGACCGCGGGGCCGACATCATCGCCATGCCGACCGCATGGGTCACGAGTGGACGCGATCCCGCGCTACTCGAAAACGTGCAGGCCGATCTGCTCGCGCGGATTCGCGCGCGCGAAAACCGCGTGCCGTTCGCCGGCGCGAATAAGTGCGGCGTCGAACTCGGCGCGGTCGCCTATTGCGGAAAGAGTCAGATCGTCGATGCCGACGGAAACGTCGTTGCGATCGCGAGCCAACACGATCCTGAAATCGTCCGCGCGACCGTTACGATCGGCGCGTCGCCGGTTGCACCCCGCGATGCAGACGACATTCCAGTTCGCACCCTCGCGAACGTCGCTCCCTTCCGGGTCGCGATCGCGCTCGACACGCGAGCACTCGACATCGGTCGATTGCGCGGCTTTCTCGACGTCGACTGCGTGGTTACTGCGGACGGTGGAATAGCGGAGTTGGATGGCGCGATTCCGGCCGTTGCGATATCCGACGAACGCGCCTACGATCCGGTGGCGTTGCCGGCATATCGCCAGGCAGGCTATCGCGCCGCCGTATGGATCGCCACCGCTTCTTCGGAATGGACGGCGGCTTTCGCACGCGCGAGAGCACTCGAATTACGAATATACGTCGTGGTTTTCGATCGTTCGGCGGATCGTGCGTATGCCGTCGATCCGGATGGAGCGATCGTCGCCGGCACGTTCGGCGAATACCGGCTTGCGAGTTTTACGTTGGATCCGCGTAGGACGATGGAAACGACGGTCGCACCCGGAACCGACATCGCGGAAGGTCTCGCACGCGTCGGTACCATCGCCGGCAGGAAGGACATCGAGCCGGCAGTATGA
- a CDS encoding DUF4337 family protein, whose translation MSDSTEMRENSNRGNRLMSATIAVIAVLAALGTLFAHHRSIEALTSKNQAILLQARASDAYAKYEARVVRSQIAQTLVAANVIGTAAGKRQLQIIADSERTSSADVLVKAQTLEKQSEDKDVESEHVLRSYETLQTATTFFDISIVLVSISTLVATRGFFNAACAMSVIGIVLMIVGFRP comes from the coding sequence TTGAGCGATTCGACCGAAATGCGCGAGAACTCAAACCGCGGCAATCGCTTGATGTCGGCGACGATCGCCGTCATCGCGGTGCTCGCCGCGCTCGGCACGCTGTTCGCGCATCATCGCTCGATCGAGGCGCTCACCTCGAAAAACCAGGCTATTCTTTTGCAAGCGCGCGCCTCGGATGCATACGCGAAATACGAAGCGAGAGTGGTCCGGTCCCAAATCGCACAAACGCTGGTCGCCGCAAACGTGATCGGCACGGCGGCCGGCAAACGGCAGTTGCAAATCATCGCCGATTCCGAACGCACGAGTTCTGCCGACGTCCTCGTCAAAGCGCAGACGCTCGAAAAGCAATCCGAAGACAAGGACGTGGAATCCGAGCACGTCCTTCGATCGTACGAAACACTCCAGACCGCTACGACCTTCTTCGACATTTCGATCGTACTCGTTTCGATCTCGACGCTCGTAGCGACGCGCGGTTTCTTCAACGCGGCCTGCGCGATGAGCGTCATCGGCATCGTTTTGATGATCGTCGGCTTCCGGCCGTGA
- a CDS encoding phosphodiester glycosidase family protein, which translates to MNQRWARAMTLAASLAVVPCAGRAADVPALLAPPGPFPAIAAQAPTIETVAPGVIYAEYLLQTAAGPLAIHVVSIDSRRSDVRVAEVQARDALESHGETVGSMSKRTGAVAGINGDYFDIGNTYRPTNVVVRDGALLSMPRKRYALAIERNGSPQIVEFTFTGTVTVGSSQLPLASVNELPVPGGGAGLLTPEFGAVPPEDNLTLVALSPLSGGASPSQFRVLSVADNLNRQPAGYYLAVGANAYGSFDLPSAGDTATVDGDLSPFGIKSLITAIGGGPLILHQGQWYDDPDGPRGGEYDKRIPSSGAAVTPDGRLLLIEVDGRHPASSVGLTRREFAALMRGLGASEGLAFDGGGSSTEVVRRLGDVQAEVVNTPSDGIERPVGNGLFVYSTDPVGPAVRIVARPGIVRALPGAQVALRIASVDAANHVAGSPNTATATVDPPALGRIDRGRFVAARAGHGRIVLRDGALHGEVPVEVWGAASAVTILPRIANVDRGESIDLSAVAVDARGYALAAPAALHWSATSGRVDSLGRFVAGTGNADVSVEIGGVKTMARVTVGSHGVDLGFAQRARFMTIPHGGPGSLTRGPCATCVALDYTFGPGERAAYATAGAALPPGSIGLSFDVLDDGSGGRVRVAVRNSINETSLLDATPLGSPGWRRVVVRFGTDSVAPTQLVAIYVLPPKGLQLASGRIVLRNVRAIVAGQ; encoded by the coding sequence GTGAACCAACGCTGGGCGCGGGCGATGACGCTCGCCGCATCGCTGGCCGTCGTTCCGTGCGCGGGACGCGCGGCCGACGTTCCCGCGCTGCTCGCTCCGCCTGGCCCGTTTCCTGCGATCGCAGCGCAGGCTCCGACGATCGAAACGGTCGCGCCCGGCGTCATATACGCAGAATATCTGCTGCAAACGGCGGCCGGCCCGCTCGCGATTCACGTCGTGTCGATCGACTCGCGTCGCAGCGACGTTCGAGTGGCCGAAGTGCAAGCGCGCGACGCCTTAGAGTCGCACGGCGAAACCGTCGGATCGATGTCGAAACGCACGGGTGCCGTCGCTGGCATTAACGGCGATTATTTCGACATCGGAAATACGTACCGGCCGACCAACGTGGTCGTGCGCGACGGGGCGTTGCTGTCGATGCCGCGCAAACGCTACGCGCTGGCGATCGAACGCAACGGAAGTCCGCAAATCGTCGAGTTCACGTTCACCGGAACGGTGACGGTGGGCTCTAGCCAGCTTCCGCTCGCGTCGGTTAACGAGTTGCCCGTTCCGGGGGGTGGTGCGGGATTGCTCACGCCCGAATTCGGCGCGGTTCCGCCCGAAGATAATCTCACGCTCGTCGCCCTGTCGCCGCTATCCGGCGGGGCCTCTCCGTCGCAGTTTCGCGTTCTGTCGGTGGCCGACAATCTCAATCGCCAACCCGCCGGCTACTACTTAGCGGTCGGTGCCAACGCGTATGGATCGTTCGATCTACCGTCCGCCGGCGACACCGCGACGGTCGACGGAGATCTGTCGCCGTTCGGCATCAAGTCCCTGATAACGGCAATCGGAGGCGGCCCGTTGATTCTGCATCAAGGACAGTGGTACGACGATCCGGACGGTCCGCGCGGCGGCGAATACGACAAGCGCATTCCGAGTTCGGGCGCGGCCGTCACGCCCGACGGACGGCTGCTGTTGATCGAAGTCGACGGCCGGCATCCAGCGTCGAGCGTTGGCCTCACGCGTCGCGAATTTGCGGCGCTGATGCGCGGACTCGGCGCATCCGAAGGGTTGGCGTTCGATGGAGGCGGCTCGTCGACCGAAGTAGTGCGGCGGCTCGGCGACGTGCAAGCCGAAGTCGTTAATACACCATCGGACGGCATCGAACGACCGGTCGGAAACGGATTGTTCGTGTACAGCACCGATCCGGTCGGGCCGGCGGTACGAATCGTCGCGCGGCCGGGCATCGTGCGCGCGTTGCCGGGAGCACAGGTGGCGTTGCGTATCGCATCCGTCGACGCTGCCAATCACGTGGCTGGTTCGCCCAACACGGCGACTGCGACGGTCGATCCGCCGGCGCTCGGACGAATAGACCGAGGACGCTTCGTCGCGGCACGTGCCGGCCACGGACGGATCGTGCTTCGCGATGGCGCGCTTCACGGCGAAGTGCCGGTAGAGGTGTGGGGCGCTGCGAGCGCCGTCACGATTCTGCCACGCATCGCCAACGTCGATCGCGGCGAATCGATCGATCTGTCGGCGGTCGCGGTCGACGCCCGCGGCTACGCCCTGGCGGCTCCGGCGGCGCTGCATTGGTCGGCAACGTCGGGCCGCGTCGATTCGCTCGGCCGTTTCGTCGCCGGCACCGGCAACGCTGACGTATCGGTCGAAATCGGCGGCGTCAAGACGATGGCACGGGTCACCGTCGGTTCTCACGGGGTCGACCTCGGCTTCGCGCAGCGCGCGCGGTTTATGACGATTCCGCACGGCGGACCCGGCAGTCTCACGCGTGGGCCGTGCGCGACGTGCGTCGCGCTCGATTACACGTTCGGCCCAGGCGAACGTGCCGCATACGCCACGGCCGGTGCGGCGTTGCCGCCCGGATCGATCGGCTTATCGTTCGACGTTCTCGACGACGGCAGCGGCGGCCGCGTACGAGTCGCCGTGCGCAACTCGATCAACGAAACGAGTCTGCTCGACGCCACGCCGCTCGGATCGCCCGGCTGGCGCAGGGTCGTCGTCCGATTCGGCACCGACAGCGTCGCCCCGACGCAGCTCGTCGCCATCTACGTGCTGCCGCCGAAAGGCCTGCAGCTCGCTTCCGGTCGAATCGTCCTGCGCAACGTCCGCGCTATCGTCGCTGGACAGTAA
- a CDS encoding TldD/PmbA family protein, with translation MEFETAAGRALDTAVARGAEYADTRFEVDRAERIEVRNGVVATLSDATSTGMGVRALLDGSWGFAATSDLTDAGIDAAAARAVDVARAGAAIARRRVGAAPTRAYQDTFEARIERDPQDVPLGERVALLLEAERLLHGPAGVAVGRAWLDLWRTDKYFFSTIGSRIAQRLRQTGSGIEAMAVGDGDVQVRTYPGDVGLYQSGGWEIVEAARLIDEAPRIAQEASELLRAPQCPSGVFDIILGSSQMSLQIHESCGHPAELDRVMGWEANFSGTSFLEIDQLDKLQYGSERVTIEIDNTLDRGMATCGYDDEGTRSIRSDIVRDGVLAGYEMSNDTARAIGRESNACVRASGWSSVPMIRMCNLSLRPGNVPFDNLFDDVKDGIYMESNRSWSIDDRRLNFQFGCEMGWEIKNGKRGRLLKNPTYGGVTPNFWNSCDAIGDARSWFAWGTPNCGKGEPMQTGRTTQAAAAARFRGVDVGVGYRG, from the coding sequence GTGGAATTTGAAACGGCCGCGGGCCGCGCGCTGGATACTGCGGTCGCGCGCGGTGCGGAATATGCCGACACGCGCTTCGAGGTCGATCGCGCCGAACGTATCGAGGTGCGCAACGGCGTCGTCGCGACGCTGTCCGACGCGACCAGCACCGGAATGGGCGTGCGCGCGCTACTCGATGGCTCGTGGGGGTTTGCGGCAACGTCGGATTTGACCGACGCGGGTATCGACGCGGCGGCCGCACGCGCGGTCGACGTCGCTCGAGCCGGCGCCGCCATCGCGCGACGTCGCGTCGGAGCGGCACCCACTCGCGCGTACCAAGATACGTTCGAAGCCCGCATCGAGCGCGACCCACAAGACGTTCCGCTGGGCGAACGCGTGGCGCTGCTGCTCGAAGCCGAACGGCTGCTGCACGGTCCGGCGGGCGTCGCGGTCGGACGCGCGTGGCTCGATCTGTGGCGCACCGACAAGTATTTCTTCAGCACGATCGGTTCGCGGATCGCACAGCGGTTGCGGCAAACCGGTTCCGGCATCGAGGCGATGGCCGTCGGCGACGGCGACGTGCAGGTGCGCACCTATCCGGGCGACGTCGGCCTGTATCAGTCTGGCGGTTGGGAAATCGTCGAGGCCGCACGATTGATCGACGAGGCACCTCGCATCGCCCAGGAAGCCTCCGAACTGCTGCGCGCTCCGCAATGTCCGTCCGGTGTGTTCGACATCATCCTCGGCAGTTCGCAGATGTCGCTGCAGATTCACGAATCGTGCGGGCATCCGGCCGAGCTCGACCGCGTGATGGGTTGGGAAGCAAACTTTTCCGGAACGAGCTTTCTCGAGATCGACCAGCTCGACAAATTACAATATGGCTCGGAGCGGGTGACGATCGAAATCGACAATACGCTCGACCGCGGCATGGCGACGTGCGGCTACGACGACGAGGGCACCCGTTCGATTCGTTCCGACATCGTGCGCGATGGCGTCTTGGCCGGATACGAAATGAGCAACGATACGGCGCGCGCGATCGGCCGCGAAAGCAACGCCTGCGTGCGTGCCTCGGGTTGGTCGAGCGTTCCGATGATTCGCATGTGCAATCTGAGTTTGCGTCCGGGTAACGTTCCGTTCGACAATTTATTCGACGACGTGAAAGACGGCATCTACATGGAGAGTAACCGCTCGTGGTCGATCGACGATCGCCGGCTCAACTTCCAATTTGGATGCGAGATGGGGTGGGAGATCAAGAACGGGAAGCGCGGCAGGTTGCTGAAAAATCCCACGTACGGCGGCGTGACCCCGAATTTTTGGAACTCGTGCGACGCGATCGGCGACGCACGCTCGTGGTTCGCGTGGGGAACGCCGAACTGCGGAAAGGGCGAGCCGATGCAAACCGGCCGCACCACGCAAGCGGCAGCGGCGGCACGTTTCCGCGGGGTCGATGTAGGAGTGGGTTACCGTGGATAG
- a CDS encoding TldD/PmbA family protein produces MDSPTMQAAQREALAKRILALSSADRTEVLVSAGDAALTRFTHEVSNQNLAVENVDVSVRAVVDNRTGVAQTNRLDDASLRSAVARAVEMAKLSPPDPLTPDLPGPSAYAPVDGAYDAATAVAGANVRAGMCSPVFAAAESAECWSAGYASTSTSGLTVANTSGGVASFDGTDAALNVKMTASDSTGFAEGYSSAAGSIDAAAVARTAAEKARGTANPSSVDPGEWTVVLEPAAFGEILIYLADHFSAQSFDDGSSFCSDGLDRSYFSEQFTLSDDYAHPLAPGMPFDFEGQPTQRLSLVENGVVKSILTDSYYAKKLDRVNTGHALPAPNAYGPQARNLVVAGGSKSTRELIAQTKRGLLISRFWYIRTVDRKRAIVTGMTRDGTFAIEDGCVARGVRNMRFNVGIVDLLGRCEFSSEQRRTGSYHYSMVVPTAKFERFAFTSVTDF; encoded by the coding sequence GTGGATAGTCCGACGATGCAGGCCGCGCAGCGCGAAGCGCTCGCCAAACGAATCCTAGCGCTTTCGAGTGCCGACCGTACCGAAGTCCTAGTTTCGGCCGGCGATGCCGCGCTGACGCGTTTCACGCACGAGGTGTCCAATCAAAATCTTGCCGTGGAAAACGTCGACGTGTCGGTTCGTGCCGTCGTCGACAATCGCACCGGCGTCGCACAAACCAATCGCTTAGACGACGCGTCCTTGCGATCTGCGGTAGCGCGCGCGGTCGAGATGGCCAAGTTGTCGCCGCCGGATCCGCTTACGCCCGATCTGCCCGGGCCGTCGGCGTACGCACCGGTCGACGGCGCATACGACGCAGCGACGGCCGTCGCGGGAGCCAACGTCCGTGCCGGAATGTGCTCGCCGGTGTTCGCCGCCGCCGAATCCGCCGAATGCTGGTCCGCCGGCTACGCGTCGACGTCGACGAGCGGTTTGACCGTCGCCAACACGTCGGGCGGCGTCGCGTCGTTCGACGGCACCGACGCCGCACTGAACGTAAAGATGACGGCATCCGATTCCACCGGCTTCGCCGAAGGGTATTCTTCGGCAGCCGGTTCGATCGACGCCGCTGCGGTGGCCCGCACCGCTGCCGAAAAAGCGCGCGGCACGGCGAATCCGTCGTCGGTCGATCCAGGCGAATGGACGGTCGTTCTCGAGCCTGCCGCCTTCGGCGAAATTTTGATCTATCTCGCCGATCACTTTTCGGCGCAGTCGTTCGACGATGGCTCGTCGTTTTGCAGCGACGGACTCGACCGTTCGTATTTCTCCGAGCAATTTACGTTGAGCGACGATTACGCACATCCGCTCGCTCCCGGCATGCCGTTCGATTTTGAAGGACAGCCTACGCAGCGTTTGTCGTTGGTCGAAAACGGCGTCGTGAAATCGATCCTCACCGACTCGTACTACGCCAAGAAACTCGATCGCGTCAACACGGGTCACGCGCTGCCGGCTCCTAACGCCTACGGGCCGCAGGCGCGCAACCTGGTCGTTGCGGGCGGATCGAAGTCGACCCGAGAGCTGATCGCGCAAACCAAACGCGGTTTGCTGATTTCGCGTTTCTGGTACATTCGCACCGTCGACCGAAAGCGCGCGATCGTTACCGGAATGACCCGCGACGGCACGTTCGCGATTGAAGACGGATGCGTCGCGCGCGGCGTACGCAACATGCGGTTTAACGTCGGTATCGTCGATCTGCTCGGCCGATGCGAATTTTCTTCCGAGCAACGGCGCACCGGCAGCTACCACTATTCGATGGTGGTTCCCACAGCCAAATTCGAACGATTCGCCTTCACGTCGGTTACCGATTTTTAA
- a CDS encoding TlpA disulfide reductase family protein, with the protein MNQRWLWWLLVPVAAIAVLIVAPFVRPSGGGQGPAGPTALSGQPETVVALSDDFGRPVSLERYKGRIVVMNLWASWCPPCRAEMPELQQFYAQNVARGVAVIGVNEGESAQRAAAFARSLGISFPIWIDEDQRYGRVYAALGLPTTIVIDRDGTVLRGFDGPVTLPDLQAAVSSRLRSR; encoded by the coding sequence ATGAATCAACGCTGGCTGTGGTGGCTGCTCGTGCCGGTTGCCGCTATCGCGGTGCTGATCGTCGCCCCGTTCGTTCGGCCAAGCGGCGGCGGCCAAGGGCCGGCCGGTCCGACCGCGCTGAGCGGTCAACCCGAAACGGTGGTCGCACTCTCCGACGATTTCGGACGACCCGTGTCCCTCGAACGCTACAAGGGCCGGATCGTGGTGATGAATTTGTGGGCCTCATGGTGCCCGCCATGCCGGGCGGAGATGCCGGAGCTGCAGCAATTTTATGCGCAAAACGTCGCGCGCGGCGTGGCGGTTATCGGCGTCAACGAAGGTGAGTCCGCCCAACGCGCCGCGGCCTTCGCGCGATCCTTGGGAATTTCGTTTCCGATTTGGATCGATGAAGACCAGCGCTACGGACGCGTGTATGCAGCGCTGGGTCTTCCGACCACGATCGTGATCGATCGCGACGGCACGGTGCTGCGCGGTTTCGACGGACCGGTGACGCTGCCGGATCTACAAGCGGCGGTTTCGTCGCGGTTACGATCGCGTTGA
- a CDS encoding bifunctional 5,10-methylenetetrahydrofolate dehydrogenase/5,10-methenyltetrahydrofolate cyclohydrolase gives MPARILDGKMLAAELRAELVMRTTALLDSGIHPRLAIVFVGEDDSSRAYVRTLAKTGANAGIDVEIRKLPESATVDEVRAALRSLGDDPAVHGVMLQQPLPSRLPIRAIADAIPAEKDADGAHPMNQGHLAFGSGTEFVPATPAAVMLLLERSPHWPLRGKNAVMVGRSIVVGAPVALLMLAQDATVTVLHKESRELQPYLRMADVVVVAAGVPGLIKGSDLLAGATVIDVGTTMVDGALRGDVDFDSAVEVAGAITPVPGGVGPVTNVALLRNVVKSAERMNGTDL, from the coding sequence GTGCCGGCCCGAATTCTCGACGGGAAAATGCTTGCCGCCGAATTGCGCGCCGAACTTGTGATGCGCACGACTGCGCTCCTCGACTCCGGAATTCATCCTCGCCTCGCCATCGTCTTCGTCGGAGAGGACGACTCGAGCCGCGCGTACGTTCGCACGTTAGCCAAGACCGGCGCCAACGCCGGAATCGACGTCGAGATTCGAAAATTGCCCGAGTCGGCAACGGTCGATGAAGTCCGAGCAGCGCTGCGCTCGTTGGGCGACGACCCGGCCGTTCACGGCGTCATGTTGCAACAACCGCTGCCGTCGAGACTTCCGATTCGCGCTATCGCCGACGCAATTCCGGCCGAAAAGGACGCCGACGGCGCGCACCCGATGAATCAGGGCCATCTCGCATTTGGAAGCGGCACGGAGTTCGTTCCGGCAACGCCGGCCGCCGTTATGTTATTGCTCGAACGCAGTCCGCATTGGCCGTTGCGCGGCAAGAACGCGGTGATGGTCGGACGTTCGATCGTGGTCGGAGCTCCGGTGGCACTGCTGATGTTGGCACAAGACGCGACGGTCACCGTTTTGCATAAAGAATCGCGCGAGCTCCAGCCGTATCTGCGCATGGCCGACGTCGTGGTCGTGGCCGCCGGCGTTCCCGGTCTCATCAAGGGATCGGATTTGCTCGCGGGCGCGACGGTCATCGACGTCGGCACGACCATGGTAGACGGCGCGTTAAGAGGCGATGTCGATTTCGATTCCGCCGTCGAAGTCGCCGGCGCCATTACCCCGGTACCGGGCGGCGTCGGGCCGGTTACGAACGTCGCGTTGCTTCGAAACGTCGTGAAGAGCGCCGAACGAATGAACGGCACGGACCTCTAA
- a CDS encoding LON peptidase substrate-binding domain-containing protein: MKRALPEVAAMTSRLRLFPLNAVLFPGSVLNLHVFEERYKRMISECVAGGEGFGVALIAEGAEAGDVDVIPRHVGCVAEIVGVTALTQGRSYVTAVGRDRFRIDEIVARRPFLIGEVRSIGDELGDGIQAVDDECSRVRVLFEEYVRMADDLPDTGLVAAVPDDATEASFFIADALSATAHVKQRLLELPTTKERLLAERHLLQTALPELRSTRDKRPPEPAGDAFRRDQERYFGKYFSRS, from the coding sequence ATGAAACGCGCCCTCCCCGAAGTTGCGGCGATGACGAGCCGTCTGCGGCTATTCCCGCTCAACGCGGTGCTGTTTCCCGGTTCCGTGTTGAACCTGCACGTTTTCGAAGAACGCTACAAGCGGATGATTTCCGAGTGCGTCGCCGGCGGCGAAGGCTTCGGCGTGGCGCTCATTGCCGAGGGCGCCGAAGCCGGTGACGTCGACGTGATACCACGCCACGTCGGTTGCGTGGCTGAAATTGTCGGCGTAACGGCGTTAACGCAAGGGCGTTCGTACGTTACAGCCGTCGGACGCGATCGTTTTCGCATCGACGAAATCGTCGCGCGCCGTCCGTTTCTGATCGGCGAAGTGCGATCGATCGGCGACGAACTGGGCGACGGAATACAAGCGGTGGACGACGAGTGCAGCCGCGTGCGGGTGCTATTTGAAGAATACGTGCGCATGGCCGACGATCTTCCGGATACCGGGTTGGTGGCTGCCGTTCCCGACGATGCGACCGAAGCGTCGTTTTTCATAGCCGACGCGCTGTCGGCGACGGCACACGTAAAACAGCGATTGCTCGAACTACCGACCACCAAAGAACGCCTGTTGGCCGAACGTCATTTGCTGCAAACCGCGTTACCCGAACTGCGCTCGACCCGCGACAAACGGCCACCCGAGCCCGCCGGCGACGCCTTCCGTCGCGATCAAGAGCGCTACTTCGGAAAGTATTTTTCGCGCAGTTAG
- a CDS encoding O-methyltransferase, protein MEQTTRYLETAHRRPHPLLLELEQRSRQDGIALVSRETGRLLSTITHAMQASRILEIGTGYGYATLWMALAQPRMGKIWTIDPDTRRTDLARSYFRRAEEDDFIEIFNTPSLELLENFSHRNLDMVFVDAPLDQYESYLDLIVPMLKLSGLAIFNGCLLGGRVADEDDDAPDVLVARAFNERFLDHPELDATLLTVGDGTAIGARKQ, encoded by the coding sequence ATGGAGCAGACGACGCGCTACCTGGAAACGGCACATCGGCGTCCGCATCCGCTTTTGCTCGAGCTAGAGCAGCGTAGCCGCCAAGACGGCATCGCGCTCGTATCGCGCGAAACGGGCCGGCTGCTTTCGACCATCACCCACGCGATGCAGGCGAGCCGGATCCTCGAAATCGGAACTGGATATGGCTATGCAACCCTCTGGATGGCCCTCGCGCAACCTCGCATGGGGAAAATCTGGACGATCGACCCAGACACGCGCCGTACGGACTTGGCACGTTCCTATTTCAGACGCGCCGAAGAAGATGACTTTATCGAAATCTTCAACACGCCGTCGCTGGAGCTGCTCGAGAATTTCTCGCATCGCAACTTAGACATGGTGTTTGTCGACGCCCCGCTCGATCAATACGAGTCGTACCTCGACTTGATCGTTCCGATGCTCAAACTTTCCGGCCTTGCGATCTTTAACGGCTGTTTGCTCGGCGGCCGGGTGGCCGACGAGGACGACGACGCGCCCGACGTCTTGGTTGCGCGAGCGTTCAACGAGCGTTTTCTCGATCATCCGGAGTTAGACGCCACGTTGCTGACCGTCGGCGACGGTACGGCGATCGGCGCACGCAAACAATGA
- a CDS encoding flavin reductase family protein, whose protein sequence is MRHVPSSVTVVTSLRDGEPRGLTLTSFASVSVDPPALLVCVNREARSYLYISESKVFCVNVLSGEQRHIGEHFAGKVRDRQFETIEYGVDATGAPVLANAIAHFDCRVLEEHHVGSHSIFVGAVVSCSARTGSPLGYFDGGYRDFGIRVE, encoded by the coding sequence ATGCGTCACGTTCCGAGCTCGGTCACCGTGGTCACGAGTTTACGCGATGGAGAGCCACGCGGCCTGACGCTGACGTCGTTCGCCAGCGTTTCGGTCGACCCGCCGGCGTTGCTGGTGTGCGTCAATCGCGAGGCGCGCAGCTATCTCTACATTTCCGAATCGAAAGTTTTTTGCGTCAACGTTTTGTCGGGCGAGCAGCGCCACATCGGAGAGCATTTTGCCGGTAAAGTGCGCGATCGCCAATTCGAAACGATCGAGTACGGCGTGGACGCCACCGGCGCACCGGTCTTAGCCAACGCTATCGCGCATTTCGATTGCCGCGTGCTCGAAGAGCATCACGTGGGGTCGCATTCGATCTTTGTAGGCGCCGTCGTATCGTGCTCGGCCCGCACCGGCTCTCCGCTGGGCTATTTCGACGGCGGCTATCGAGATTTCGGAATTCGCGTCGAGTGA
- a CDS encoding MBL fold metallo-hydrolase produces MIRETFAVGPLDCNCTILADERSGEAIVVDGGDGVDEVVARLNKRGWRAQFLLHTHAHIDHIGDLGLLRESTGAKGFLHPADLPLYQAIGEQAGWIGLSVAPAVVPLDGKLHDGQIVETGDFRVGVLHTPGHTPGSVCFSIGNRDEATLLTGDTLFAGSIGRWDLGGTSMGDIVSSIHRKLMPYHDATLVVPGHGPFTTVGTERAHNPYLASR; encoded by the coding sequence GTGATTCGCGAAACGTTTGCCGTCGGTCCGCTGGATTGCAACTGCACGATCTTGGCCGACGAACGCAGCGGCGAAGCGATCGTCGTCGATGGTGGGGATGGCGTCGACGAGGTCGTCGCCCGCCTCAATAAACGCGGTTGGCGCGCGCAGTTTTTGCTGCACACGCACGCACACATCGATCACATCGGCGATCTCGGCCTTCTGCGGGAATCGACGGGTGCGAAAGGATTCTTGCATCCGGCCGATCTGCCGCTGTATCAAGCCATTGGGGAGCAAGCCGGCTGGATCGGTTTATCGGTCGCTCCGGCGGTCGTGCCGCTCGATGGAAAGTTGCACGACGGTCAGATCGTGGAGACCGGTGATTTTCGCGTCGGCGTGCTGCATACGCCCGGACATACGCCGGGAAGCGTCTGCTTCTCGATCGGCAACCGCGACGAAGCGACGTTGCTCACCGGCGACACGTTGTTCGCCGGTTCGATCGGACGCTGGGATTTAGGTGGCACTTCGATGGGCGACATCGTTTCGTCGATCCATCGCAAGTTGATGCCGTATCACGACGCGACGCTGGTGGTACCGGGCCACGGTCCGTTCACCACCGTGGGAACGGAGCGGGCGCACAACCCGTACCTCGCTTCGCGTTAA